A region of the Clupea harengus chromosome 7, Ch_v2.0.2, whole genome shotgun sequence genome:
TAGCTAGGTTAGCTGAGCAACGCTATGTTATCGATAGATAGCTGTTATCGTTAGCCATACCGACAAGGGGGAGATTTAATCAGATCATTTTAATTTGGTTGATTGCCTATTACGTTCAGATTATGTGCACTTCTCAACCACCTGTAAGTATTTAACCGAACTGCTTGTCAGCTGCTTAAGCCAAGACATTAACCGTAGCTAAATAGCTAACGCAAGATTATGAATCTAACTGTTAGCATAGTATTATCTTATGCCGCGTTGAAATGTTTAATCATTTGCATAACATCTTCCTTTATTGCAGTGCTGTAACAGCGACTGTTAGGTGTAGCCACTGGTTTGCGTCCGTGTTGTCATTGAAGAGTTCGCCACCATTGAGGTAAGTGTCTGACACCCCTTTTAAATAGTTTCATCATGATATTGCAATAAACTATGCAGTGGCTGTCACTACATCCTTGGGACGGACGCTTCATACTCTTCTATGACTGATAAGTGTAGTgttgtgatgtgtatgtgtgatgttacCAATATCGATTGCATACTAAGTGTTTACTTGTGTGTTCCAATTAGCTGACATAATGTTGGCTATGAGACACTTGTGATGGTCTTAGCCTGTCGCTGtacatatttgtgtatgtggtaACAGAGCGGAgcccaggaagaagaagaaagtggACCCCCGGAGGGATATATTGGCGCGAGAGCGCTTGAAGAAGAAACTGAGGAAGATGGAGAAAGTCCCACCTGAGTTGATCCCTATTGAGGACTTCATCACGCCAGCCAAATGCCTTGATGAAATGAGGTACAGTTGAGCTCTAATGTAAAAGGCAGCTTATTGGGAtggccagattttttttttaaaccatgtctgacaaaaacAATTAGGTTTAACACAAGACCATTGAAATGCTGTCCAATCTGGGATGAGGGGCTGTGTCATTCAAAAATTCAACAGATTCAGCATTTCTCCCATGCAATcacttttctgtgttttgtcgGTTTTCTATTTGTACTCAATGCCTTAGGTGAAGGTATAATCCATGATGCATATGATCCTTTATATGTATTTTGGAGATTAGTACAACAGTGGGTTGTTAGTAGCTGTTGGTGGCCGActgggtgtttctcaaagtcaaggatgcTTCCCTGGTAGGACATGTCTCCTTCCGTGCCTTGCATTTGGAGAACAAACAATGGAACAGTCCAGCGAgacgcacacctgcacacattgATAAGGTCCTGCTTTCAAATTCTGCACTAAAAGGCTCTGGAACATGCACAAAGGATTGATCCTCAAACTGCATCCTTGACAAATTCGTCTTGGTGGAATTAGAAGGATCCTAGACGTCAGAACAGTCCTTCAACGGGATTTGATGGCGTAGCATCTTTGAAACACAGCCGTCAAGGATCCTTTCTTGACTTTTCGAGAAACGCCCTCTTGGTCCGTTTTAGACTATACACAGGAGATATGTCTTTCTAGTGTATGTAAATGTCGTTTCTTTTGCTGAACCATATTTATGCCTCATCcttgagacctgtgtgtgtgacctttcaCCGTCTGTTCCCCCATCCCAAAGGGCCCGCGGTGAGCCCCGCCTGGTCTTTGAGGAGAGTGAGCGGCGGGCGCTCCTGCTGAAGGAGTGGTCACGCTACAAGCACACCCAGCACCAGGCTGAGATGGCCGCCATCAGCGGGGCCCTGGAGGCCCAGAGACAGGCCCTGGAAGAGCTGAGGCTGGAGTCCGAGGAGCTCTACCAGGCCGCTCTGGCTCCAGACCTGGCCCTCCTCCCCTTCACCCACCAAGGCCCTGGCTACACGGCGCCCATTGTGAACTATGAAGCACCTGAGGGCAAATACAATGACATCTCAAAGGTGTACACACAGTGAGGAGATGCTGTATTGCGGTTATGCACATCGCCCATGGGTTATCACTCTCCCTCTGATTCTGTAGTCAGTGTCTCTTGAACAAAAAGATGCAGAATGTGAGCAAGTGAATGTCGGATTCTCTCCCCGCTGGTTGATACTGGAGTAGTTTCAGACATTTACTCTTCAAGATGAAAACCGGAGTTATTCAAGTGAACCAGATTATTGATGATTGAAAGAAATCTCACTTTttgggtctgtttttttttttttatttgatatgcATTTGCTTTTGGAAAACATAAAGCACTGTAAAGAAGGTTTTGTGTGAAACATTAAAAAAGGCGAAGATCACCTCATGTTATACTGCTTTCTTATGGCTGGAGACAGCACAGTCAGGATAGGATTGTGTTTCATAAATCTCTGTAGTAGATTCATATTCACATTCATATTGGTATGTTTGAACCTCCAGAATCACAAAGGTGCTCAACATATGATTTACATTATCAACATATACTTTCAATATAAACTACACTGAAAACCTCTGGGCAGATGGTGACCGTGGATTTCAGTTGTATTTCAATGGGCATGTAATCAATTGTAATTTCAATGGGCATTTGAGGATCTTGAGTAACTTTCTGATGTGGGCTCAAGCTGACACTCATGTCTACAAGTCATCTCTTCAGGATGTACGGCGCCCTACCCCAGGGCTTAATCTCTACAGGTCAAACCAGTCCTAAAAGCTTACTGGTGTGACTGGTGTTAACTGCACAAACAGAATGGGCCTCAGTGGACCTTAACACTGCTCCTGGAGCTGCACCCAACTCACAATTCTGCCAAagacggggagagagacaaaaggaaaTAAAGCACTCTTCCAGAACAAGGGTTTGCTAGTGTTAGTTTGTAGACATGtgtgaacaaaaaaaacattttacactcATTCTTCCCAAACAGGAACATTTCAGATACACACCCAGGGTACACCACCATGAAGTCATCCCTCTGATGCATCTGTCAGGACTCAACTAGTCCAGTCAAGTCCTGAGTGTATTACTTTAGGCAAGCACCAGTTAATGGAACGGAGAATAGTACGGCTGGAAGGTGACTAGATGAGGTATTgaagagcgtttgtgtgtgagtataagtgtgcaagcatgtgtgcaCTGGCAGCGCAGTTTCAGGAGTCCTTGCCCTGATTGAGGGGCATGTGCCAGTCTCTAGGAGGCTCCTTCCTGAGTTCCCACACAGGGGTGAACTTCCTCTGTTCCGCCACACGGCTTCCCTCACTCTCCCGCAGAGCCTCctgagagacaaaaacaaaacacatcatgTTTGATTACAGTCTTCTCTACAACTCTTTGTTGAATACAGGACTCAGGAGGCCCTTAAGAAGTGAAAACAACATGGTGGCAACTCCTGCTAGGCTATAGCACACACTTGGCCACTTGCAGAAGAGGGAGTGGTTGATGTGACCAATCTAacatgttctgcttctaaagaTAAAAATCATCTGACCAAGACCTTTAAGCTGAGCAAAGCGATTCACAAGCCACATGCTTCAAATAAGGGTTCTCTTCGCATCCCATTACGTCCTGACAACTGAACCACATTTATACTGTTCATtgaccacatgtatgctagcatgcctATCCTGATGCgtgtatgaattaatctgccgtgtttctgattctctcctcTGTTGCCTTTAGCCATCACCCCAACCAATTTTTGCAAGCTCTGTGAAGAGGCTATACTGGTAACTAATGGCCAGAATTCAGGGGCCCACCTTGGCTTGTGAGCTATGGCTCTTCTCCCATTCTTTGCAGTTGCCGTAGTCCTCTTTCCACTGCTCGCAAGTGGGGTGTGTGCCAAAGGTGTAGTAGTGATGGAAGCGGTTCGACAGACTCTTGCAGTGTCGGAACTCACTCCAGTAATCTTCGCATGTACGAGGCGGCTGAGGATAGACAAGGCAGAATGAGACAAAGTCTCAGGAAATGATCAAGAAAGGGGCAAAGGCTAAGCCAGTGGACATGGGCAATCACCCAATGACCTGACACCTGACAATCTAATCCTTTTATCCCAAGACTATACTTGGTGAATACTGGATAAAACAGTTTCCATTATGTAATTCTGGAAATatttaaatgagaaaacatgTAGATGTCCTTGATTTTGGAGTCGGGCGTTTTTCATTGATCAATTCACAGCTAACATGCATGACCCTGTAGTTTCTCGTGCCCAAAACAAATGCAGTTGTGGACATGTTTGTTtccactagggctgaacgattaattgcatttgcgatttaatcgcgatatgatagaacgcgattttctaaccgcaacgttcgcgattaaaaaacgtggtctaaaaaaaaaaaaaaaaaatttaattttaatttttttaagatggtacattttgcacagagtgtttaaaaagtgcatgcctagtgtttatacttaaaatgactttttttaaattacttaaatgcacagtggcaaagccaccgatttgttgttcttgtttctgtaatgagcagttaaataaaaatgtaaaatgtgggaaagaatattttacactaaaagtatctaatattgtgttggtcatatttaaatcattcattacgttttgttgggggaaaaaagaggataacaaaaatcgcatattaaatcgcaatcgcaatattttggtaaaaaatcgcaattagattattttcccaaatcgttcagccctagtttcCACCTATCAGAACACCATTCATtagttccaaaactagtaagccaactacctaaaaggcatgcaaaaccttgcaaacaccaccaacagcccagctgacactgatcgAAGCTTGCCAatacactaactggtgtcttttgcaGTATAACTGGCAATGTCacgcgtgtgaaagcttttcttccatttttgcagggtgttccagcccgttacacataactacatagggcatatcttggatggctagtggggaagacacaggtgtttatctgtccttcacatgaccatatgctatcaaaatgactttgaggatggtaccaaaacgagttgcctataaaaccatacctcaaaaagtgtcaaattgttgcatagtgttactttaaagttGTCTTTAGGTGTCAGGCAGGTTGATAGACAGCAGTTAGCTATCTATTTGGTTAGGATACAGATAGATAGCTGGCTTGACAGCGGGAAGCCTATAAGCTagcttacatgcacacaaacagcattGAATCCACGTTACCGTTTAACAGAAATGTATTCATACGAAACAAATGATCCGGGTAATAAGGAAACATTAC
Encoded here:
- the mrpl40 gene encoding 39S ribosomal protein L40, mitochondrial — translated: MSSSIIRVVNTLLSRQNAVPSAVTATVRCSHWFASVLSLKSSPPLRAEPRKKKKVDPRRDILARERLKKKLRKMEKVPPELIPIEDFITPAKCLDEMRARGEPRLVFEESERRALLLKEWSRYKHTQHQAEMAAISGALEAQRQALEELRLESEELYQAALAPDLALLPFTHQGPGYTAPIVNYEAPEGKYNDISKVYTQ
- the c7h22orf39 gene encoding UPF0545 protein C22orf39 homolog isoform X1, yielding MLVNIVDLNDIRGLFDFVLRPPRTCEDYWSEFRHCKSLSNRFHHYYTFGTHPTCEQWKEDYGNCKEWEKSHSSQAKEALRESEGSRVAEQRKFTPVWELRKEPPRDWHMPLNQGKDS
- the c7h22orf39 gene encoding UPF0545 protein C22orf39 homolog isoform X2 encodes the protein MHAMAGSGALWRPPRTCEDYWSEFRHCKSLSNRFHHYYTFGTHPTCEQWKEDYGNCKEWEKSHSSQAKEALRESEGSRVAEQRKFTPVWELRKEPPRDWHMPLNQGKDS